In the genome of Lactuca sativa cultivar Salinas chromosome 3, Lsat_Salinas_v11, whole genome shotgun sequence, the window ataagaaatacatgaaaataacctagtacatgaaaataacctagtactgaaataataaactaaaatagattttaaacaaacgggatatatttcaaaatattccaaggggcttcaaactggaattccaacccgttacttaatgacttgtattcctccttagcagcttccaagatgacaTCCTCAGTAGCATTTAGACGGGCgtcgtcaattttggtataaagatcgttgaataatagaacttcggttttcatttcataccatcttgctaagatgtctagttcgtcacgatcgtttcttgtagccattcggtttgcagcattgaaaatatttgttagacggctccaaaacattggatcattcaacttgcttgtctcgtacacatgaatataagcatgtgtaagaaccaagaactcttcattgctccatgatatagaagtcatttggattgaaacaaagagggtagaatctaaaaaacaatatttgaacaaCTATATTGGTTAATTTAATAACGTTTTGCGTGTAACTTAGggtcaatttatagtagtttctacacaaaatcgcagttcaaacttctaatatgtctgtaattcatagtcaaaattaactgacgaatgcagtgtactatacttataacacaacagatcactgttcgagttgacaattcatccccagttgaatgacaacacaatacattGCTGTTTGAGTTGACAACTCATTGCACCAGGAAAGTAAGGAGtcgttataaatagatttcaatatccgttgtaattgtattctattacttccctccttgcaattatggactcaccacatatatggaggaacgcagaggaggtcgctttggttcaagcttggattacaactgtagaggtggattttccaccgggtcccccacaagttcgtgctggatcattttggtctcgtgtctgtcatttgtttcaccatttaatgaaccgcagtcaatatcgaagaagaagagatgtcaaagcgaagtttctgaatatgaaaatgaaggtgaaacaatttcaacgtatttataacgagttggataacgaacatgcaaatacggatgaagacattctacggcAGGTGGCTTTGGAATTATACCGCTTTCAATACGATGGTAGCGAGTTTACCCACTTAGATGCATGGAATGTTTTAAAGAAtgtcccttatttttaatatgcatgttggttaagttaattgtttttcgttatttaagttgctttttgttgtatgtgtctagtcgttactatttaataaacgtccatttcttttaatgtatgttgttcCCTCAATAGCCAATATTTAGAAAGCAATAAAATAAAACCggggtacataaataactaacacataatacgacataaaaaATAAACTGGGTACATGGATAACTAATACGTAACACAGCAGTAAAATAAAAACGGAgtacataaaaaactaatacataatactacataaaacataaatgtggtacatgaataactactgcattgagggaggtaacaggaccaccgtttcatttggtatttcccaatgCTCATATGATGGTATACCattcaccaactcagatccatatgcaactcgatacacataattagtgaacttgtattcaaccattctctgaatggactcagatgtacgggttcttagacatgctatagcgtggccacatggtataccgcttttttgccatttaccacaactacatacccttcgttcaagttgtacgttgttggtggcaaaagtgtcatggacttcaaatgtatccccaTACAAACGTTTTGCATTACAATTGTAAGACTTGCTGAGACTTTTTTGAACCTTACTCTCAACGTAAGGGGTCAACCCAccagacaacctccctgtaaaatttgatattttaataaaaatagcagcacaataaaaaaaacaaaacataacaatcTCCCTTACCAGCCAGTTCGGCCCGCTCAGCATACTTTGATTTTATCGACGTGGTGGTTAACTCaattatcgttgttataggaaactcacgtgaggatataatttgcaaaatttcagggacgtcaatcgatttaacattgtaacgtatttttgggaaaaatgctcttgtccattttgaaatcggtatatcgtcaagccagtaaattggactcataagcaaggtgcagaaaggtggttgcctacatgtactttgcaacctttcgaaacacaagtaaaaatcatcaacgctatatgcattgcatgacttccaaaacaacgattcgacttccgtattgttatgtccgatagactcacgtatctttcgagctatatctttaggacaatatccatgataggAATCCGGGTAGGCACTGTCAACACCAAAGTCTATGTTATCACACATGTTACTTATGAAACCAACCTCTGTGTCCTCACCTAAACAATCTCTTAAcctcatcatgaaccatctccatgattcttcacactgtaaggttcccaaaccaagtGCTAAGAGTAGTGGctcatgatttccatctaaagccactgcgaagtacattgttgtcagaaagctcccaagaaggggtaaataacctacatatatcagcggtatcatgcacctaaggaaggtacgaaTCTACATAAAAACGAAGACATATTAGTGTTATGTAAGAACTAATCGACATAGATTACCATGAAATATTgtataactcaataaaagaagtatgttataccacgcaacctaaagccacaaaacagaattgaaagcggttgttatcggttttcttaatggctgtgaaggtattaggatttgttctttgaaggtTATGCAAGAAAATTGGTAGTTGAGAAAAGGTTCTTTGGCTGTGACAACTCATTTTCAATACCGATAATTGTGCTCTACAATGATCACACAAATGGAATTATAAATAGAAGATATTGTATCTCTACTgatcaaaattcatagtttaacccTTTAAATTCGTAGTTGAacattttgaattcatagtcaaaccagttcatttcatagtcaaatttcactgaccgacatgacaatactacagaatgtacttgtctgcatttcatagttgacctttttgaattcatagtcaaaccagttcatttcatagtcaaatttcactgaccgacatgacaatactacagaatgtacttgtctccATTCCATAGTTGAACTTttatgaattcatagtcaaaccagtttatttcatagtcaaaaagaattgtccgtaatatgatttattctataaatgggtgtcactcattatgaaaaaatttaactgagaaagtaactccgatttaaaagaataagaaggctaatggcatactgcaattgtggaggagaacgtatcgttaggatttcgggtacagctaaaaacccaggaagattgTTCTACGCTTGCCCGTATTTGGTATCATGTTCTTACCGTCATTCAAATTTAAACCCTCGTGTTTACATGACACAAATTAATTTTCTTACTGtggatattaaatttaacagggaccaaaatgcgggtttatcagttgggttgatgaagagaaggaccaatcttctatggtaatagctaaagtagctaactctaataagctctttcaatcagaaaataagaagttaaagatagcgttggtttgtagttgggtgttgttcttggcagttcttgtttacaagttgtaagcttttcaatattgtttttatggttttgaagttgttaggtcaataaattgttgtatttgtaacgttaaaacaaatgttgtggtcgttcttatgttttgaatttattgataagtaattagtaggtcattaaattgtggtaattgtcgtaacgttatattttttgtcatccgttgagtaaactctaaagataaactaataatgaaatccaacattaatttgtatatacatttatataatcCAACTACAGAGGAGCAAGACTAGACCCCCAAATAATTTTTGCCATCCGGAGACGGAACTGTAAAGCTGCGTTCTTTGGGTCAATAAGAACACGTATTGGTTGACCTGAAACCaattgctccataaacatacaaagaaaaacaccgcaatctcccaaatgactactttgttggggaacgttttcttcataaatgaattgcatattcaatggaatccttggAATGTTCCTCCGCGCCCAATacttaatcttgtccaaataatttgccacccgacgttcaaatttggaaaagattccttcggattggaatttttcataagcacctctaccaagactgtcataaatatgcacttccattgacgctaatcgtagttccccaaatagccaatgattaggggatgaatgaatcggcaataagacctgtataaggatcagagaataaaattatgtttatttacatcacaatacaaaaacatcacaatacaaaaacataacaaaaaaacgatattattttcaatataaactattaactttaccgtatcaacatcccaccaagcaaccatgaagttagggtatgtagcaataccagccataaacgccctccagtcctgtccttcttccaaagcatgagaaacaaaaaaatttggaggcattattgtatgtcggtcgcTCTCAAATCGTCTCTCCATCAAAAGTCGGtaccaaatggttatatgctgcacacatgatacttttgttattgactaaaaaacaattaacttttaaaagaattaattaacaatttatttaccgctgactccaaccatccgtcgtgtgtatgcccaaacaatgagctccaaaaatctctatctaacacgaaattaaacaaacgatgcTGCACATCGTATGAATGCAATACATAATTTTGGATGACATCCTCACCGCCTGCTACGTAAGGTTGCAGGCGCAACCTGGAGAAGTCATGAGCAACACCAAAAACTGGAGGAGGAACGGGGCTTGTTGATTTCATACcaaccttcttttttgttcttcttttttgtttcggtgtcgtgtgcaactaaaaacaatattcaaatgtttaaatgtatatctttcagataattcacataaacataaaatcaacagtttataaataaaacgaatacCTCGGTGTAAGGAGTGCATAAAAATTGTGATGGTTTTCGACTCCTACgtttatcgggtgtaacttctttgtcatcatcatcatcatgaaaaTAATCTACATTTCCCATTATTATAAGTTCGTCTTCATCcggcacatcatcatcaaatttgttccctgcATTGTCATTTCTCTCCTCCCACTCCTACATTAAAGATAATACtttatacttaataacgaaatacacataatttaataagcaataatatctaaataaacaaaatattaatattaatgtaACTATATAATAACCTCTTTAACTTCACTATAATCGTTTACATCacacacatcatcatcaaatttgttccccgcatactgagtactctcctccaacacctacattaaaaatataactttttacttAATAACAAAATACActttattaaaaagtaattattaaaatcgtaaaggtaacatctataacaaccttgtcgtcttgagtatcaccaaaaacattttgagttgtattgtttttattcatcacttcatcttgcacaacctatattttcaaatataaaatatgaacacaggtattcatatatgttaataaaatttaataaataatgtaGCGTATAACTAACCTGTTCATCATAATTTCTTTGTGACACTGTCGGATCCTCAAAAATAATGTCGTTCCAAAATTGTTCATTATTCACTTCTTCAAAAAAAACCTCTGTAGGTTTTTGTTCATTCATAAACACATGCTGCTCCAGTGCATGTACCCGTTTCAACAACTCGTCTAGCTTGTGTTTCCCACTGCCCCGACCTCTACCATGAGAGCGACCACTggacgacatactagacgaagattcgtcttgtctcctaaaatggtcccgtactggggatggaactgctttcccttcaccatatacatactcttgaaatgacatataataaaaagatgtcatctcaccatcacccggtaacatgttttgtcttggtggtagcccctcctaaaaaataaaaattaaacatattaaaaatgcatataaaactataataatcaactttattaataataaacgaaatatttttaaacctgcatctttgaccaaatcttgttcacgtcaacccatttcaatttttttgttccgCTCCATCTTTTCATCCGAGGCAagtctttattttttctcaatgcaaatccacatgcacgaacagccggaatcatctcatatatccatatctacaattttgtacaataacagtaataaaagttaaaattaaaataaaaaatataacaataaaacaatttaaatataagaaaatttttataccctaattggagccgtaaatcctgagacggaatactttaaagtttgaccacgCTGAGGAAGTGATAAATAATGATGTATCTTATTCCACGTATCCTCAAGGTCAACAAAAGTAAAATCCCATAGATAGCTACCCCAAGAGaagctaacaaaacaaaaaaaaacaaaattgattattatataaattataactttaataaaatagaacttttaacgtaaagaaaatatacctattccagagatccaaattctcagccaaaaaaaaccaatcttgtggcacccgatcgttaacttctttgcccaaaaaaccttcacacaaaatgtatatcaaacatactctaactgcatcaaGGTCGTCAAGTgctaagaatgtttgatttaaaattaaacttttcaggtcgccgattttcaccgaactattagtatggtccggaaatagccgttcacgcagtaaacatctttttttactgcttattaatttttccgacccttttctcccaatgttttttggatactccccaaaattgaagccggtaatcaaacaaaactcttccggcccataaaccattttggtattgcctactcgaaaatataaacgttttattccatctggagataaaacagggtacggccggatctgatgaaggaacattttatgaaacaataaagcgtccccttgtaaacgagggacatcAATAAAATAGCCAAAGACGGTATTTCTGAAAATAGCACGTCGGGcatcatctaaaacttcaaagacttcccatatgttaccgccagagccttttaggttcgcaaaggctttcgtattcattaaactaaaatcatgctgcaaaaaaaaacacaaaaacaaattagataactaaaaaatatatttttttttaaatatatgattacgaactgcaaatactttcttaattactaatatatatatttccccgataaaaaacaataacatacacatatataaacaattttccaagttatacaacaaatatatttacgatagaaaacaatatcatatataaatattttcaacttaaacatattttcaacttaaacaaattttcaacttaaacgataaatatataaacaatttttatctttctaattaaaactaacattatataaccatataaacaaaaaaatttaaaaataaaacgacaaccaaactaacaattttgcaagttatacgactactttatacaaaattttcaacttatacgacaaataaaaacaatttctaacaatatatatacgacaaattttcaacttatacaaatgttatatgacaaatatatatacaaacaactATTTTGCAGTTTCTACTAAAAAAACTTACAAGATTTCAGGTTATACAACAactaaaaaaactacaaaaataacaaattgaaaacattatctacgcagtctctacttgtctctacttgcatttaaacttcaagtataaaatatactaaaactatcaatcaaacacaacaaaattaccattttttaacactaaataatacaaaaattgataaaaaaaaaactttaaacattaaaagagttaaaatctaaccatatttgcgggattgttgacataatcttccattttctttaaaaactagccaaaattccgagagaagcccaaagttagagagagtttttgtgtagagaatggtgaaaatgaaaaaaaaaaaaaaaaacgtttttatacctaaaaatcaccaatttcgcagatggggccttctcatctgcgaaatgggtggctaaatatgtaatcccgattttttttggctatttttgtgtCATTTTctcaaaaaacaaaaatgaaagtcGGTAACTGTATCCTATTAGCTCACTACTCTTTTACCAAACACCATCTAATTTTACTTTTTCACAGCCGTATCAGTCATCTACCAATCTCCCCAAAAATGAAAAATCATCTCGACGGTTCTTTTTCTTGGTCCTCCGTCTCAACTTCTGCTCAGTTCTTTGACCCATCGTCGTGTTTTTCTGT includes:
- the LOC128133022 gene encoding uncharacterized protein LOC128133022; its protein translation is MHDFSLMNTKAFANLKGSGGNIWEVFEVLDDARRAIFRNTVFGYFIDVPRLQGDALLFHKMFLHQIRPYPVLSPDGIKRLYFRVGNTKMVYGPEEFCLITGFNFGEYPKNIGRKGSEKLISSKKRCLLRERLFPDHTNSSVKIGDLKSLILNQTFLALDDLDAVRVCLIYILCEGFLGKEVNDRVPQDWFFLAENLDLWNSFSWGSYLWDFTFVDLEDTWNKIHHYLSLPQRGQTLKYSVSGFTAPIRV